The Citrus sinensis cultivar Valencia sweet orange chromosome 4, DVS_A1.0, whole genome shotgun sequence DNA segment TGCAATCTTGTCAAATGTTGCTGGATGATCAAGATTTGTTGAACCCCAAGCTCCTCCTCTATCGCTATCTCCACCGAAATGTCCTACTGCATAGAGCTTCACCACTTTGTTTTGCTCTTTGATGGCATTTGATTTCTCCATTACATATGGCAAGTATATATTCAATATTCTCTCCATGTACTTCTTAGGAAAACTGAGCTCAATTACTCTTTCGGCCTTTCCCCTTTGAGATGATCGCTCTTCGGTTTCCTTACAAGTCATTTCCCACACGAGACAGATTCCTTCAAATATGTCACTGATCTTCTCACCTTTGTTGATTGTCACTGACaggtttttctcttttgtagTTTTGGAGACCTTGAGTTTCTCCAGAGATGCAGTGATTTTCGTGCTCAAGTAGAGTTCAGAAGCTTCATATAATTGATTGATGGAGAAGCCATTGTACTCATCAATGATGAGAGTCATTTGAGAAGAATGGTTTGTGAAAAGGCCTCCGAGTTTCGATAACATCATGGTTTGGAGTTGCTTGGGAATGATCTGGCTGGTCAAAGTCTGAACTTCATTGATCACTGTCCGAACTAGCATTGCTGATGCTGCGAAGGCGGTGTATGTTGACAGAACTGATGTAGCTGAGGGCATGCctttgagagaaaatatttttgctCTTGATATGAAGAATTGTGCTCTATGGTGTTTTTGCGTGCTTGGCTTCTGGGAAATTTAAATTGGATGATTTAATAGAAGACAGGCTTCCATTGGAAGCTACTTGATGATACAGTAACCAAGTCAGATTATTTTCATAGGAGCTTGCTTATGTTACAGCTTCTGCAAGTAACATAGTCAATGGGAATCTTCCACTGGTGTTGGTGCTGATGCAACCTAGGCAAGGGAGCTGTTGAAGCAAGGTCAAAATGCCAAGGCTGTTAGTTGCAGCTTCTGCAACTTAGCCGTGTCCTATTTTCATAAGCTTCCATCGGAAGCTGATCAATGATTAGGAGATTCGATTGCATAGAAGAGTCAGAGCAATCCAAGTCAACTCAACCAATCAGAATCATGCACGCTGGGAACAATCGTCTCAAGGAATTCTTGCAATAAGTTTAGTTGACTCTGtcttagaaaaaataaaaagtaaaaattaagcATTGACAATCTTCTGCACAAATTATAAGAAAGGCCAAAATTAagcttatatttaaaatttcaatagaaCATGCTTTAATTTCCAGTTTTGATCTACATCATTTACTCATGTCACTACATTTTAGGGGGTGTTCACGAATCAAATTTGCGGATTGGatatcaatccatatccaatccaagATTTTgtagattataaattttcaatctaattCAATCAACAAATTGGTTAAATTCAATCTAAATCTAATCCATACGTCTGCGGATGGGATGTAaatttgactcaatccatatccaatccaccatttcTGTGAATTGTTTTGtggactaattttttttaattctatccAATCTAGGAactaagtaaataaaaatattaatatcaaaaataattttactaccgatcaaatttaaaagtaaacaagatttaaattaattaattgtttaaataagactagaaaatacattcaaaattttaaaatataacacatcaaaaagaaaaaatctcattcGTTTAAATCAgtacataaaaaataactgtTTAGGTagctatatttgtttatttttattttttattattatcagataagatataacatgctatacacacacacacacacacacacacacacacacacaatatTTCTATTATCCGAATGTCCGGATATTAGCTATCCTCCGCATGTTGAATATAAGCGGTTGGATCAAATTGAGTCAATCCAACGCTCTTACAACCCTCTCTCACTTTACCGCATCGTCGTTTTTTTTCAACTACTTCTTTAGTGGTTGCCCCTTCTTTAGAGCATACATACTCCTTCCTTACAATTTTGCCTGTGTGACTTTTCCTactaaaattgattctcacaCTAAAACCAGCCTTTTTTGCATattcattataaaattcatgaaCGTCATCTAGTAAGACAATTTCTTGTCCCAACCTGGGCATATGATCATGCGGTATGACTACGGGTTTGTAAACTTTGTCTCTCTGCTCTTGCATGGCTTCTTCATAACTTTCCCCAGTGTCTACTCCAATATCATTCATTCTCTTCATAaatcaaacaagaaaaaaattcattataacATCACGatctataataattaatgtgaAAATGGATTTTACCTACATGGAAATTAGAAAGATGCAGACAAGAATAGAACAatgcaaataataaaataaaaggcgTCTGATTACATTCATAACTCATgagcaaaataataaacacatatattttataaagaatttaGCATACCTGTTATTAATTGTGAGAACACGCCAACAGTAGcgatcaaaattaaaaattaaagtcgATGATAATTAGTGTTTTGGCTTGGCAACTAGTTAATAGGCAGACAACTAGTTATATAACTAGGGTTCTTTTACAgcaataaatcaatattatatttgttgcaCTTTACTAGTTTAGCGCACAAAGACTTTAAGAGCGTTGGATTGACCCAGTTTGATCCAACCGCTTATATTCAACATGCAGAGGATAGCTAATATCCGGACATTCGGATAATAGAaatattgtgtatatatatatatagaaatgtTCTCATTCGGAATTATAAAGTGCGGGAACGTCCGGAAAACACATAAACTGTGCGGTTTAAGTGATTCAAGTTGTAAATCTTTAAAATCCCacagttttaaaatttttccaaattttgttCACACTTTAAGATTCCGGATCAGaaaactattatatatatatatatatatatatatatatatatatgtccaCCGACTACAgatttttcaatttgcaaTTCAATTCGAACAACCAATATACAGATTGGATTTTTACGAATTAGATGGATTGAGCAAATCAGATTAGATACTAAACATCCTACTgcatttattgtttttttaatcaaacttGGTTGTTTGCTATGGGCATGTTTGGTTATGGTATAAGAGCTCTCATTGTattagaatattattataccATGTTTGGTACTTACATCACATAGTATTACAATGTGGTCAACTCCAAATTTTATGCGGTCAAACACGCATAAACTAAACCCGAGGGGGGGGGGGTCGGGTTTAAGCGGGTTTTGCAACTATTTCagaccaaaaaaattagacttCCCTCTCGTTCTCACCTTGTCCtcaaataaaccaaaatagCTCTCCTTGTTCAATCTGTGATTTCTCCTGTGTAGTGGCTTAACAAGAGCCAACTCCACGATGCTCCACCACCACATCAACAGCCTTTGCCGTGCGACACCAACTCCACCGTAACCTCATCGTGCGACACCCACCCACTGCGTGATACCACCTCCACTGCACCCCACGGCGTGACACCACCTTCGCTGCAACACCATCTCTACTGTGCAGTACAATTGTTCTCCATGTCCTTCACCACCTAAGGTTTGATATTTCAtttgggtttaattttttaatttaggttTAATTTCTAGATTagggttttattttatttgctttcaaTTTAATCATGTTTTTCCGTTATAATCAAACATTCGTAGCAATTGATTTTTATGGAAAATAAGGGGCTAATTGCTGGGGCTGGGTTTTTAGCCAAGTGCAGAAAATTGCCCCTGTTTGGATTATATGAGAACAAAGGAATAACATCTCTGCATAtactttatatatgtgtgtgtgaaatGCTGCAGTAAAATGGAAAAGTTGTGGTCCTGATCATCCGTTtgcttttagtttttattgttcttttccttttctttctttttagaaagTTGGTCATCCATTTGTTCAAATCATGCTTTTcctgtcaatttttttgttaggtTCATATGAAAAAGTAGTATGGTTCATAGTGTATGATTGGCAATTTGAGcaatatcattattgttacACTATTTATTCATACGAcaattaatacaataatacaataaattaGTGATTAAAATCGAATTATAATATCGAGTCATAAATCAGTTAACCCTCTGCAATTAGAAGCTTGTTAAAGCTGGTAACCTATTTAGCTGTCTATgaaaatggattttgtttttttgtttgggaGAACATGTTAATAATGAGGTAAGGCATAATCAATTACAGGGGTTACATTAGAAAGGAAGTTGCAAAATTCAACAAGAGTAACTGAAATTACAGCCCTGTTTTGGCGCTTGGCAACAAACTGGATGACAGAAATTACATATTGTGAGGTTACGTTTCTGTTTGTCGCAATTGGCAGTTCAGCCTCGACCGTAACCTtctttttagttattaatataatttcccacttttatttattttctctttcttcttctacAATTtgttagtttaaataaaagaattatgattcttttatttaaacaaaaaaattgatgtaaaaattcttaaatttaacacttctaaatttaatatttttctaagtactagtaaatattattttctaaatatataattaaaattaatcaccaaaagaaattaatacagtacagtGTAACACCAAACATAAcattactaaaaattaatacagtattGTGTAGCACCAAACATTgtacaacattattataatacagtgctaatgcaatacagcataatacaatacaccagcattaaaataatgcaatacagtATAATACAATACGTGTACCAAACGCACCTTATGTGTTTCAAAGCTGTATTCTGTGAGTGTGACCGTGTGATAAAGAGAATTGTATATACAGTGAAACACAAATAGTCAAATACTACTACCACAAATGCGCCAACtgttataatttcatattctttGTATTCTCTAAACTACGCAACGGTCAGTGCAAAATATACTGGCAAACAGGCAGCTTATGCGTTCcctttattagaaaaatttgtACTGAATTGATTAAGATTGAAGAATCACTTTTGCTTGCACCTTTACAACGTTTTTCATTCATTTGGTGTATGAAAAAGAACGCGACAGCCAACCCGATTTCTTACATTCTTTTTGTGGTGTCATCAGCCATCCTGACTCAAACAATTCCAAAATTTGATCGCGTTTACTTATGTTTTCATCGGTTTTACTTGTACCCACCTCTTCCACATTTCTATGATCTTCATCCTCGCAAACATCCTGTTTCTGAGTCTCCTGCATTTTGCCATCATCTTTGTTTGCTATGTTTTCATTTGTCTCCTCCTCTCCGTCTTTGCTGCCAATACGTTTCGGACCCCCATTTTCTAAGCCATTTTCATTCTTTGCCatgctttcttttttcctcttctcTAGAAGTGCTTCCTTGTATGTCACTTCCTGCTTATCTGTGACATTAACATTGTCAATATCAGATTTCGATGATTGAGCCGTACTAGGACGAGATGATTCTACAGGTTGGTTTGCTGATGGTGATTCATTGTTGCACTCATTGCTGTGTGTATCGACTCTAATCTCCTTCTCTTTAGCGTGTTCAAATTCCCAATGCATCAACATAGAGATCCAATAATTTAGCCATGAAATGACCAGATTCACTGCCCAATCTAGCAATGAATATTGGTGAATAATCATGGGGAATTCTTTTATAGCATCATCAAATTTTTGGGGCAAAGTTTCTGTGATCTCAATGAGCTTGTCTGTTGTGTTAAACACATGTTTTGAAGGTGGGAATATGGTCTCAACTCTTTTCTCAATGGCTAGGATAAGATCATCACCAAAGGAGAGGGTTACTAACAATTGATATTGCAGGGCATAGACTACCGGGCCGGCGAATTCGACTAATCTGGTTAATTTTCTAGCCAGCGAACCTATTGGTCCGCTGAAATCTTTGGACCTTGTGTGGGCCATGTGAGCAATTGATAATATAGCAACTCCACCTGTATGCAACGGGCGGCGTCTAGAGCTCATTCTGGGGCTTAGTGCTGAACAATGAACCCTGAGAAAATCAATCcaaatttgtcaaaaattTACGAAGAATCAATCATCATCACCTTGAGATTCAACTTGTAAtcacatatttttttgtcGACGCCGAGTGCTAGCAACACACATTATAACAGGACTTTTATACATGATAATGCAGTTTTGTTCTTTAGCTAATCAGCATCATTGA contains these protein-coding regions:
- the LOC102623859 gene encoding uncharacterized protein LOC102623859, with amino-acid sequence MSSRRRPLHTGGVAILSIAHMAHTRSKDFSGPIGSLARKLTRLVEFAGPVVYALQYQLLVTLSFGDDLILAIEKRVETIFPPSKHVFNTTDKLIEITETLPQKFDDAIKEFPMIIHQYSLLDWAVNLVISWLNYWISMLMHWEFEHAKEKEIRVDTHSNECNNESPSANQPVESSRPSTAQSSKSDIDNVNVTDKQEVTYKEALLEKRKKESMAKNENGLENGGPKRIGSKDGEEETNENIANKDDGKMQETQKQDVCEDEDHRNVEEVGTSKTDENISKRDQILELFESGWLMTPQKECKKSGWLSRSFSYTK
- the LOC102620898 gene encoding AAA-ATPase At3g50940-like codes for the protein MPSATSVLSTYTAFAASAMLVRTVINEVQTLTSQIIPKQLQTMMLSKLGGLFTNHSSQMTLIIDEYNGFSINQLYEASELYLSTKITASLEKLKVSKTTKEKNLSVTINKGEKISDIFEGICLVWEMTCKETEERSSQRGKAERVIELSFPKKYMERILNIYLPYVMEKSNAIKEQNKVVKLYAVGHFGGDSDRGGAWGSTNLDHPATFDKIAMDPSMKQASIDDLDRFVKRRNFYRRVGKVWKRGYLLFGPPGTGKSSLIAAMANYLKFNIYDMELTSVYCNSELRRRLVSTSNRSILVIEDIDCSVKLQDRQNGECVEQSEYSKLTLSGLLNFIDGLWSSCGDERIIVFTTNHKNRLAPALLRPGRMDMHIHMSYCNPSGIRILVSNYLGINDHNLFPEIDELLTKVEVTPAKIA